The following proteins are co-located in the Phaeodactylum tricornutum CCAP 1055/1 chromosome 2, whole genome shotgun sequence genome:
- a CDS encoding predicted protein, with protein sequence MVTSFCLRVIVFFATTMVASSSTVATQHDNATARVGFGTAALGESCANVVYMALEEGFRAFDTAEADWWYDQAAVGRALEEFFSTKDDSVLDDECLDSEGQVCQAGTQPECGLQNLRVSTKIPPWSLTSTENIRRNAANSRRELVGFCRDEAMLADNGIEIAKPFPLDIYYIHAPTCWKGWHPRCDDHPPLLPLRESWLAMEAVVGLDYSARRIGLSNIRVEELVDLLTYIRERIAKAESSGAPPRIPDVVQAFADPIQPADDLRRVCQENGIEFVSYSTLGTQHRNVVQNPVLMSPIVQHIAVKHERSTAEVVLSWALHHNMGVIPRST encoded by the exons ATGGTCACTTCTTTCTGTTTGCGCGTCATCGTTTTCTTTGCCACCACAATGGTTGCATCGTCCTCGACCGTTGCAACGCAACACGATAATGCAACAGCTAGGGTTGGTTTCGGGACGGCCGCACTGGGAGAAAGTTGTGCGAACGTAGTGTACATGGCGCTTGAAGAAGGCTTTCGGGCCTTCGATACCGCTGAAGCCGACTGGTGGTACGATCAAGCTGCCGTAGGTCGGGCATTGGAAGAATTTTTTTCAACGAAAGATGACTCTGTACTGGATGACGAGTGTCTCGATAGCGAAGGGCAGGTTTGCCAAGCTGGTACACAACCAGAGTGTGGATTGCAGAACTTGCGTGTTTCCACCAAGATTCCACCCTGGAGTCTCACGAGCACGGAAAACATTCGTCGCAACGCAGCGAACAGTCGTCGAGAGTTGGTCGGCTTTTGTCGGGACGAAGCGATGCTGGCGGACAACGGTATCGAGATAGCCAAACCCTTTCCGCTCGATATTTACTACATCCACGCACCCACCTGTTGGAAAGGATGGCACCCGAGGTGCGACGATCACCCCCCGCTGCTGCCTTTGCGCGAGTCGTGGTTGGCCATGGAAGCGGTCGTCGGACTAGATTATTCTGCGCGACGGATTGGACTTTCCAACATCCGGGTGGAGGAGTTAGTAGACCTGTTGACGTACATCCGTGAGCGAATAGCCAAAGCGGAATCGTCGGGGGCACCTCCGCGCATTCCAGACGTTGTTCAGGCCTTCGCCGATCCTATCCAACCAGCGGACGACTTGCGCCGAGTCTGTCAGGAAAACGGCATTGAATTTGTGTCATATAGTACCTTGGGAACGCAACATCGAAATGTGGTTCAAAATCCTGTTCTGATGAGTCCTATTGTACAACATATTGCTGTCAAGCACGAGCGTTCCACGGCAGAAGTAGTTTTGAGCTGGGCGCTCCACCACAACATGGGCGTGATTCCCCGTTCGA CATGA
- a CDS encoding predicted protein → MHRIGSRVNPQMASPMACLAPTDPRKLFRIGLVLFDISSPDRAVAAISNPVSNCIITSLVVLNPDDSHPSNGDETNRATDPEVPLPERESESKAWLERCNIVNGDSVALEYGSEGFQHVLDSDIHALYIIVPTDQQREYVLPAIKAGKHVLLNDPESTSYDDFFEQLNDARQNNKLVQFSTMFVHHHRVKTFLDCVLYEKFGKIETINAMLSVNYSDLHKVGVTLPLEAGQGCIRRLGRFCVLISALMLTRLGSRPVSARVKAIEYSEAGQPVSADCAVHFTENRILNFHVSYDANSPTRQVLEVRSRDRYATMTDFVIPHPDGLATYRIYDKEMNKMTGKLEVVRGEALDVPSGPPQDVMMWRRFCDLCRNIDSLGWQNNPATAGARELANVALQTKRILSTLETCLQHGVSHKDSVPVHACSVE, encoded by the coding sequence ATGCACAGAATTGGTTCCCGTGTCAATCCGCAAATGGCGTCGCCGATGGCGTGCCTGGCGCCGACCGACCCCCGGAAACTCTTTCGGATCGGCTTGGTCTTGTTCGATATTAGTTCTCCGGATCGGGCGGTAGCCGCAATTTCAAACCCAGTTTCCAACTGTATCATTACGAGTCTCGTCGTCTTGAACCCAGACGACAGCCATCCGAGCAACGGAGATGAAACGAATAGAGCCACTGATCCGGAAGTGCCGTTGCCAGAGCGAGAAAGCGAATCGAAAGCTTGGCTGGAACGGTGCAATATTGTAAACGGTGATTCGGTCGCGTTGGAGTACGGGTCGGAAGGCTTTCAGCACGTACTGGACAGCGATATTCACGCCTTGTATATCATTGTGCCTACGGACCAACAAAGGGAATACGTGCTACCCGCCATCAAGGCAGGCAAGCACGTATTGTTGAATGACCCGGAATCCACGTCTTacgacgatttcttcgagcAGTTGAACGATGCACGGCAAAACAATAAGCTTGTACAGTTCTCGACTATGTTTGTTCATCATCATCGGGTCAAGACCTTTCTCGATTGTGTATTGTACGAAAAATTCGGCAAAATTGAAACGATCAATGCTATGCTCAGCGTCAATTACAGTGATTTGCACAAGGTTGGCGTAACTCTCCCCCTAGAAGCTGGTCAGGGCTGTATCCGTCGTCTGGGACGGTTCTGCGTCCTGATTTCGGCGCTCATGTTGACTAGACTCGGTTCTCGGCCCGTCTCCGCCCGGGTCAAGGCCATTGAATACTCCGAAGCCGGTCAGCCGGTCTCGGCAGATTGTGCCGTGCACTTTACCGAGAATCGAATATTGAATTTCCACGTGTCGTACGATGCCAACTCTCCGACTCGACAAGTCCTGGAAGTCCGTTCCCGGGATCGGTACGCCACCATGACGGACTTTGTCATCCCCCATCCTGATGGACTGGCAACTTACCGTATCTATGACAAGGAAATGAACAAAATGACCGGGAAACTCGAAGTGGTACGGGGCGAAGCGTTGGATGTACCATCAGGGCCGCCTCAAGACGTTATGATGTGGCGGAGATTTTGTGATCTTTGTCGGAATATCGATAGTTTAGGATGGCAGAACAACCCGGCCACAGCGGGAGCGCGGGAACTTGCCAACGTTGCTCTGCAAACCAAGCGTATTCTGAGTACCCTTGAAACTTGTTTGCAGCATGGCGTTTCCCATAAGGACAGCGTGCCCGTACACGCGTGTTCTGTAGAATAG
- a CDS encoding predicted protein translates to MAKRDDRNESRPSFHRLERPSKCPSCSRLIRVKTGARLASYLGLCIVAFHCWNTRSFYSKLTENHARGRISDEVEDESGRISLTCIEAVEGLVKGKILLIAIDFDLTIISIHTGGRWKWSADDLVPYVRPEFRCIICECLQKDIHVAVATFSDQVDLISDVLAATVAHDDAAQIPIYGGTANVRGSFEGKRSQLLLAVEHVEAKTGLSLPKEATVLVDDDRANIARAKKDGYKTIFYDPTIPHNKFPSF, encoded by the exons ATGGCGAAACGGGACGACCGCAATGAAAGTAGACCTTCGTTTCATAGACTTGAACGTCCATCCAAGTGCCCTTCTTGCTCAAGATTAATACGAGTGAAAACAGGTGCCCGCTTAGCATCATATCTGGGATTATGCATCGTTGCGTTTCATTGCTGGAACACGAGAAGTTTCTATTCGAAACTAACTGAAAACCATGCCCGTGGTCGAATCTCTGACGAAGTTGAAGATGAAAGTGGCAGAATCAGTCTTACCTGTATAGAAGCGGTGGAAGGACTTGTTAAAG GGAAGATTCTCTTGATTGCGATTGACTTTGACCTCACAATCATTAGCATACATACTGGTGGTAGATGGAAGTGGTCGGCAGACGATCTGGTTCCGTATGTCCGACCAGAGTTTCGGTGCATTATATGCGAATGCCTACAAAAAGACATCCATGTCGCTGTTGCAACGTTCTCCGATCAAGTCGACTTAATCAGTGATGTACTCGCTGCTACAGTTGCTCATGATGATGCAGCTCAGATACCTATCTATGGAGGAACCGCGAATGTTAGAGGGTCTTTTGAAGGGAAAAGAAGTCAGCTCCTCCTGGCAGTAGAGCATGTCGAAGCGAAGACGGGTTTAAGTCTCCCGAAGGAGGCGACAGTCctcgttgacgacgacaGAGCAAACATCGCGAGAGCCAAGAAGGATGGTTACAAAACTATTTTTTACGATCCTACTATCCCCCATAATAAatttccgtctttttga
- a CDS encoding predicted protein — MSLVHAAKIKEMDVEKQSLMKTKAVGPIKAAPRLLSNKTCRQRADTVQPPCSTTEEKPTAQESLFFPYQKNTHRCKTEIPTMIVAIAGGDRCVAKLDSSAHKVKLRDRNATRYGVYLGSKVWNRASRDLHDYRLVTRSCNSSLLGRPLQGPPPLWRPSAVPHDPFTVCTSRSLTQRAISPMSVTSDTSNDDISFAGKEVGLRGVSRVMKPRFGPKFTTQHPHFNGSKCMHHMLSTDERIFLEAAARLATYGKSNYFVEGRGAGSLVELG, encoded by the exons CCACGCAGCAAAGATTAAAGAAATGGACGTG GAAAAGCAATCTCTTATGAAAACGAAAGCGGTGGGACCAATAAAGGCTGCCCCTCGCCTGCTCTCGAACAaaacttgtcgacaaaggGCCGACACTGTGCAGCCTCCATGTTCCACGACTGAAGAAAAGCCTACGGCCCAAGAATCGCTTTTCTTCCCGTATCAAAAAAACACCCATAGATGCAAAACAGAAATTCCGACGATGATTGTTGCTATTGCTGGAGGCGACCGTTGCGTAGCCAAACTGGACTCTAGTGCGCACAAAGTGAAGCTCCGCGATCGAAACGCAACAAGATATGGAGTATATTTGGGTAGCAAGGTATGGAATCGCGCGAGCCGTGATCTACATGACTACCGTCTTGTTACTAGATCCTGCAATTCATCGTTACTGGGACGCCCGCTCCAAGGTCCTCCTCCTCTCTGGCGGCCATCTGCTGTGCCACATGACCCTTTTACTGTGTGCACTTCTAGAAGTTTGACCCAGCGTGCGATCTCTCCAATGAGCGTCACTTCCGATACATCGAATGATGACATCTCGTTTGCCGGCAAGGAGGTTGGCCTTCGAGGTGTTTCCCGTGTGATGAAGCCAAGGTTTGGTCCCAAATTTACCACCCAGCACCCGCACTTTAATGGCAGCAAGTGTATGCATCATATGTTGTCCACGGACGAGAGGATTTTTCTGGAAGCTGCTGCAAGGCTTGCCACGTATGGTAAATCAAATTATTTTGTCGAAGGCCGAGGAGCAGGTTCTTTGGTCGAATTGGGGTGA